The following coding sequences lie in one Rutidosis leptorrhynchoides isolate AG116_Rl617_1_P2 chromosome 4, CSIRO_AGI_Rlap_v1, whole genome shotgun sequence genomic window:
- the LOC139904506 gene encoding bidirectional sugar transporter SWEET14-like → MMMIAGQFPHLTLAFGLMGNIVSFMVFLSPLPTFYKVYKKKSTEGFQSIPYVVGLFSAMLWIYYALLKGNAMLLITINSVGIVIQTFYLCVFVLYAPKKARIESLKLITLFIIVGFGLIVLLTEFLAKGAKRGVIVGWICLIFSLCVFVAPLGVVRQVIKTKSVEYMPILLSLALTLSAVMWFFYGLLLGDFNIAIPNTLGFTFGVLQIILYFVYKNKKPIIDDKITEFKERMSSMDEPRVPDIKDRTSIDMVKLNALVRSENVPNSHFVRSPIVTNHTIEVAA, encoded by the exons ATGATGATGATTGCTGGTCAATTTCCTCACCTTACTCTTGCTTTTGGCCTTATGG GCAATATTGTCTCCTTCATGGTGTTTCTTTCACCATT GCCGACGTTCTATAAAGTTTACAAGAAGAAATCTACAGAGGGGTTTCAATCAATACCTTACGTTGTGGGATTGTTTAGTGCTATGCTCTGGATCTACTACGCTTTGCTAAAGGGTAACGCGATGCTTTTGATCACCATCAACTCCGTTGGAATTGTCATACAAACCTTTTATCTCTGTGTTTTTGTCTTGTATGCACCAAAGAAGGCTAGG ATTGAAAGTTTGAAGTTGATCACCTTGTTCATAATTGTTGGATTCGGATTGATTGTTCTCTTAACTGAATTCCTTGCAAAAGGCGCTAAGCGTGGTGTGATAGTCGGATGGATCTGCCTCATATTTTCATTGTGCGTATTTGTCGCACCTTTAGGAGTCGTG agaCAAGTGATCAAGACAAAAAGTGTCGAATACATGCCTATACTTCTGTCGCTCGCTCTCACACTTAGCGCAGTGATGTGGTTCTTCTACGGTCTACTTCTTGGAGATTTCAACATCGCA ATACCAAATACGCTTGGATTCACCTTTGGTGTACTTCAGATTATACTTTACTTCGTGTACAAGAACAAGAAACCGATCATCGATGATAAAATCACCGAATTTAAAGAGAGAATGAGTTCAATGGACGAACCGAGAGTCCCTGACATAAAAGATCGAACCTCAATTGATATGGTGAAGCTAAACGCGCTCGTACGCTCAGAAAATGTTCCAAATTCCCACTTTGTTCGTAGTCCAATTGTTACTAATCATACCATTGAAGTTGCAGCTTGA